The Halanaerobium praevalens DSM 2228 genome contains a region encoding:
- a CDS encoding NAD(P)(+) transhydrogenase (Re/Si-specific) subunit beta has translation MITGYSIFGLLLTLGIIWGIKLMSSPQTAVKGNLIGAGSMLGAVILTLVYNEIIGSGLLWLAILVGGAIGSYLAHKVEMIQMPQMVALLNGFGGGASALVASIMLFSNFNQLNPTSRFSSGLALMVGAITLSGSLIAAAKLDRRMEQKSIVLKGHSFFNFFTLVIPAISVILITFKYQTQIEANLFIFLILLSALAFGVIFAIRVGGADMPITISLLNSMSGLAASIAGFAIYNPLLVVVGAVVGASGLILTQIMCRAMNRSLFEVLAGNTKTKKEKKNQAFTELVKAKKSTSKAELNLEVEVSKDLKETAEFNLASKIEQAESIMIVPGYGMALAQAQTEVKKLYDKLETAGKEVNFAIHPVAGRMPGHMNVLLAEVNIPYDKLLELEVANPKLKETDLAIVIGANDVINPAAKTAEGTPIYGMPILDIEEAAEVMILNLDQKPGYAGVDNPLYTNEKVEMLLGDAKESLKEILADLEKTKTEVESAAENVIEVETASLIKKAEKIMIVPGYGMALAQAQTEVKELYDKLETAGKEVNFAIHPVAGRMPGHMNVLLAEVNIPYDKLLELEVANPKLKETDLAIVIGANDVINPAAKTAEGTPIYGMPILDIEEAAEVMILNLDQKPGYAGVDNPLYTNEKVEMLLGDAKKSLKEILAEIE, from the coding sequence ATGATAACAGGATATAGTATTTTTGGACTTTTATTAACTCTGGGCATTATTTGGGGTATTAAACTTATGAGTTCACCCCAAACTGCAGTCAAGGGTAATTTGATTGGTGCTGGCTCGATGTTAGGTGCAGTTATTTTAACTTTGGTCTATAATGAGATTATAGGTAGTGGACTGCTCTGGTTAGCAATTTTAGTTGGAGGAGCAATTGGTTCATATTTAGCCCATAAAGTTGAAATGATCCAAATGCCACAGATGGTTGCTTTATTAAATGGTTTTGGGGGAGGGGCCTCGGCTCTTGTGGCTTCAATTATGCTTTTTAGTAATTTTAATCAATTGAATCCCACGAGCCGTTTTAGTTCTGGACTTGCTTTAATGGTAGGAGCTATAACATTAAGTGGAAGTTTAATTGCAGCTGCAAAACTAGATCGAAGAATGGAACAAAAATCTATAGTTTTAAAAGGCCACAGTTTTTTTAATTTCTTTACTTTAGTTATTCCTGCTATTTCTGTAATCTTAATAACTTTTAAATATCAAACTCAAATAGAAGCAAATTTATTTATATTTTTAATCCTGCTTTCAGCCTTAGCTTTTGGAGTTATTTTTGCAATTAGGGTTGGTGGAGCAGATATGCCAATAACTATTTCTCTTTTAAATTCAATGTCAGGTTTAGCTGCTTCTATAGCTGGTTTTGCTATTTATAATCCGCTTTTGGTGGTGGTAGGAGCAGTAGTTGGAGCTTCTGGACTTATTTTAACTCAGATTATGTGTCGAGCTATGAACAGAAGCTTATTTGAAGTTTTAGCAGGTAATACTAAAACTAAAAAAGAAAAGAAAAATCAAGCTTTTACTGAACTTGTTAAAGCAAAAAAGTCTACTTCTAAAGCAGAATTAAATTTAGAAGTAGAAGTTTCTAAAGATTTAAAAGAAACAGCAGAGTTTAATTTGGCAAGTAAAATTGAGCAGGCAGAAAGTATAATGATCGTACCAGGTTATGGAATGGCACTTGCCCAAGCTCAGACTGAAGTAAAAAAGTTATATGACAAGTTAGAAACTGCTGGTAAAGAAGTTAATTTTGCTATTCACCCAGTGGCAGGTAGAATGCCAGGCCATATGAATGTGCTTTTAGCAGAAGTGAATATTCCATATGACAAGCTTTTAGAATTAGAAGTTGCTAATCCAAAATTAAAAGAAACAGATTTGGCAATAGTAATTGGAGCAAATGATGTAATTAATCCGGCAGCTAAAACAGCAGAAGGAACTCCAATTTATGGGATGCCTATTTTGGATATAGAAGAAGCAGCAGAAGTTATGATTTTAAATCTTGATCAAAAGCCAGGTTATGCAGGTGTAGATAATCCTCTTTATACAAATGAAAAAGTAGAGATGCTTTTAGGTGATGCTAAAGAATCTTTAAAAGAGATTTTAGCTGATTTAGAAAAAACTAAAACTGAAGTTGAATCAGCAGCAGAAAATGTGATTGAAGTTGAAACAGCTTCTTTAATTAAAAAAGCAGAAAAGATAATGATCGTACCAGGTTATGGTATGGCTTTAGCCCAAGCTCAGACTGAAGTAAAAGAGCTTTATGATAAGTTAGAAACTGCTGGTAAAGAAGTTAATTTTGCTATTCACCCAGTGGCAGGTAGAATGCCAGGCCATATGAATGTGCTTTTAGCAGAAGTGAATATTCCATATGACAAGCTTTTAGAATTAGAAGTTGCTAATCCAAAATTAAAAGAAACAGATTTGGCAATAGTAATTGGAGCAAATGATGTAATTAATCCGGCAGCTAAAACAGCAGAAGGAACTCCAATTTATGGGATGCCTATTTTGGATATAGAAGAAGCAGCAGAAGTTATGATTTTAAATCTTGATCAAAAGCCAGGTTATGCAGGTGTAGATAACCCTCTTTATACAAATGAAAAAGTAGAGATGCTTTTAGGTGATGCTAAAAAATCTTTAAAAGAGATTTTAGCTGAAATAGAATAA
- a CDS encoding polysaccharide biosynthesis protein, with protein MLEYLLKLYKKPRLIIIDLFLVNLAVFSSFILRFDESWLLHFEFNYLVAITIISLFVLYFSSLYNKMWQYASMSELYSIFKATLAINTLFVIYLYFFRVSFPRSIIAINLMTDIFFLGGMRFALRLLKDFLNRNQNNKSKNRVLIIGAGDAAEMIIREMQKHPEIGKRIIGLVDDDPAKQALEIHGYKVLGKTKKIPQLIEEYDVDEVIIAIPSAEGKTIKRFYELSNKKNVKVEIVPGVYEILKGDVSLNQIREVKVEDLLRRDQVDLISSEISAYLEAKTILVSGGGGSIGSEICRQIAKFNPEQIIILDINENTTYFLERDLKENYPNLELISIIGSIRDKNKLEKVFNEYSPDVVFHAAAHKHVPLMETSPEEAVKNNILGTRNLSQTAADFEIDRFVLISTDKAVNPTNVMGASKRAAEMIIQTINKQVKTKFMAVRFGNVLGSQGSVIPLFKKQIAKGGPLTVTHKDITRYFMTIPEASQLVIQAGALGKGGEVFVLDMGEPVKIMELAEDLIALSGLTPYEDIDIDVIGLRPGEKLYEELLCDTEDNIATEHERIFINNLGAVNQQFLAKHLQRLESLAKKGTVNEIILALVDLVDTYQPRRDNVKKVDFKNNKKSS; from the coding sequence ATGCTAGAATATTTATTAAAGTTATACAAAAAGCCTAGGTTAATAATTATTGATTTATTTTTAGTAAACTTAGCAGTTTTTTCTTCTTTTATTTTGCGTTTTGATGAAAGTTGGCTGCTTCATTTTGAATTTAACTATTTAGTTGCAATTACTATTATTTCATTATTTGTTTTATATTTTTCTTCACTCTATAATAAGATGTGGCAGTATGCGAGTATGTCGGAATTATATTCAATTTTTAAAGCAACCCTTGCTATTAATACTTTATTTGTAATTTATCTTTATTTTTTTAGAGTTAGTTTTCCGCGCAGTATTATTGCTATTAATTTAATGACTGATATTTTTTTCTTGGGTGGAATGCGTTTTGCTTTAAGGTTATTAAAAGATTTTTTAAATCGGAATCAAAATAATAAATCTAAAAATAGAGTTTTAATTATTGGGGCTGGAGATGCAGCTGAAATGATTATCCGAGAAATGCAAAAGCATCCTGAAATTGGTAAAAGAATAATTGGATTAGTAGATGATGATCCAGCAAAACAAGCTTTAGAAATTCATGGTTATAAAGTTCTTGGTAAAACAAAAAAGATACCGCAGTTAATAGAGGAATATGATGTAGATGAAGTAATTATTGCTATTCCTTCAGCAGAAGGAAAGACTATTAAAAGGTTTTATGAGCTTAGTAACAAGAAAAATGTTAAAGTAGAAATTGTACCTGGAGTTTATGAAATATTAAAAGGTGATGTTTCTTTAAATCAGATTAGAGAAGTAAAAGTAGAAGATTTACTAAGGCGAGATCAGGTTGATTTAATTTCATCTGAAATCTCAGCTTATTTAGAAGCTAAAACTATTTTAGTTAGTGGTGGTGGAGGTTCAATTGGCTCTGAAATCTGTAGGCAAATTGCAAAATTTAATCCTGAGCAGATTATTATTTTAGATATTAATGAAAATACAACCTATTTTTTAGAGAGAGATTTAAAAGAAAATTATCCTAATTTAGAGCTTATTTCTATTATTGGTAGTATTCGTGATAAAAATAAGTTAGAAAAAGTATTTAATGAATATTCTCCAGATGTTGTTTTTCATGCAGCTGCTCATAAGCATGTACCTTTAATGGAAACTAGTCCAGAAGAAGCTGTTAAAAATAATATTTTAGGGACTAGAAATTTATCCCAGACTGCAGCTGATTTTGAAATAGATCGCTTTGTTTTAATTTCAACAGATAAAGCAGTTAATCCAACTAATGTCATGGGAGCTTCTAAAAGAGCAGCTGAAATGATTATTCAGACTATAAATAAGCAGGTAAAAACTAAATTTATGGCGGTCCGTTTTGGTAATGTTTTAGGTAGTCAGGGGAGTGTTATTCCTTTATTTAAAAAACAAATTGCTAAGGGGGGACCTTTAACTGTTACTCATAAAGATATTACTCGTTATTTTATGACTATCCCCGAGGCTTCTCAATTAGTAATTCAGGCTGGAGCCCTTGGAAAAGGTGGAGAAGTTTTTGTTCTTGATATGGGTGAACCTGTAAAAATTATGGAATTAGCAGAAGATTTAATTGCTCTTTCTGGTTTAACTCCTTATGAAGATATAGATATTGATGTAATTGGTTTAAGACCAGGAGAAAAACTTTATGAAGAACTTTTATGTGATACTGAAGATAATATTGCTACAGAACACGAGCGGATTTTTATTAATAATTTGGGAGCTGTAAACCAACAATTCTTAGCTAAACATCTTCAGCGACTGGAAAGCTTGGCTAAAAAGGGAACTGTAAATGAAATTATATTAGCTTTAGTTGACCTTGTAGATACTTATCAACCTAGAAGAGATAATGTAAAGAAAGTAGATTTTAAAAATAACAAAAAATCTTCTTAA